The sequence ACTGTCAGTTAGAGTTGCTTAGCTGTCAGTTAGCATTAGTTATTTTTGTCTTATGCTCGTGTGTATATATGTACTAATATGGAGCAATACAAAGTGAGAAGTTCATTTCTTCATCTCTGTAATCAACCCTCTTCTCCTTTCTCAATCGAAGCTTCTAGAGCTCTCTAATGGAGTTTAGCCAAGCAACAACTCGTCCGCTTATGGCGTAAATTGACAACTAGTACTATCATAAATTGCAAGAAATATTAGTGTTTTGAAACCCTAATATAATACTAGTaattaaggaggaggaggaggaggcatatttttgttatttctatTTTGCATTTTAGAGATGATGATGTCTAACTTGTGACGTGAGCATATAGTAATAAGGTTAACTGGCCTTACTATCAGCATAGTGAGAGACTCAGAGGCGTATCTAGTGTACTGAACCAATAGCTTTCGTTCATCTTCTATTTTACCCAACAaatcattaaatatatatataaataaataataaattttgaacccattaaATTAGATGAAATGTGATAGAATTGGAAATCTGAacttataaaatttaaaattcagaTCTGCCTCTATATATAGTCAACCCCAAATTTCGATGACCGATCATAAGTCATTGGGTGATTCACATAATCCCTTGCGCTGTCACGTTAGTTTTTGCATTATTGATCTTGtaagaaaataaagatgaaagGAATCTGCATCGAAATTAAATAGTTTAGTCGCGTAAAAGAAAAGAAGTCTAGGTCAAATACTGTGATGATTGGAAACAAGTGAATGTAAACATCTCATATTCTCATTTCTATTTTTCTACTTCTTTATCAGACATAAACAATATGATGTTGACTATTTTATGTAAAATTATTAACACCATCTACTCCCTCCATTTTAATTTAGATGATATAGTTTAACGtgacacaaagtttaagaaaaaaaaagacttttgaaatataATAGCCTTTTGTTCCTCTAGCTAAAATTGGCTCACTATATCTGCTTCTTCAAAATTATCTTCTTGTAGGAACTCGCTCTTTTAGCCAATTCTTCCACCTTGACTTTCTTTCTCGTTAGAggtttggaggtttggagacatacccttgagtccaaaggtttcaggttgagcaggacgaagacggaataccttgagtgcaaatttggggcagagccgacggaagcgggagtggaagtgaggcttgattctcaagtcatccctaagaggggtagtttcaagtacctggggtcgtttattcaggggtccggggagatcgacgaggatgtcacacaccgtataggggttgggtggatgaaatggaggttagcgacgggagtcctgtgtgacaagaaagtgccactgttactgaaaggtaaattttatagggcagtggttaggcctgctatgttgtatgggaccgagtgttggccggtgaagatctcatacatccagaggatgaaagttgcagagatgaggatgttgaggtggatgtgtgggcatacaaggaaggataagattagaaatgaagatattcgagagaaggtgggggtggcccccatggaggacaagatgcgggaagcaagactcagatggttcgggcacattcagaggaggaacactgatgcaccggtgagaaggtgtgaacgactggcggtggtgggtacgaggagaggtagagggagacctaagaaatattggggagaggtgatcaggcaggatatggcgcgacttagggttactgaggacatggccctaaacagggaattgtggagatcgagcattaagatTGTAGGTTAGGagaaattgtgatgtcttttttacagcgcactagagtgagactagccagttagaaATTAGTCTTAGaatgctattgatcaactactgatgatgtgctttatcttctgtgtattaataccttacatctttctcgtatttcctatatctcttatattgctgttactttgtttttatggtatttatgttatgttatggtttttatggtattttatgttgttttattatgagtatattgatagtactaatatagtgtctcttgttgcctcttcgagccgagggtctcctggaaacagcctctctgccccttggggtagaggtaaggtctgcgtacatattaccctccccagaccccacttgtgggattacactgggttgttgttgttgttgttgacctTCTTTCTCGTGATTGCTGCATTAGTGGAAAAATTGCTGCACTAATTCTTTTTATAGCTTTTTGATTTTCATCTTATTGCTTGGTCACCATAATATGGGCAACACGTTCCACATCCTCCACTTTGTTGCTCCTATCATACTCACAAACATTATTAGAAAAATCacaataagggctcagagaaggataaAAATAATTAGGACATTCATCCCCATGGTCACCTTGACAACCACACACATTACAAAAATTTCACTCATAAGATTGAGATGGTACACCAACTCACTCCTGAAAATATTTTCACAATTTTGCCGCAAGTGCGGTCCTTCATAATATAGACAAGgattatcaaaataaaaataatcacTATTCAACCAATTTTCATTCTAAGATcccatataaaaaataataataattacagaAGTACTACTAcactaaactaaaattaaaaacttgaaTAGAAAAAAAGTAGAAGTCTAATCTAGCAAAACAACCAATTTCAAAGTCCGCGAGAATGGCGCCAAAACTTGTTGCTCCCGAATGACATGTAAGTATACATAGtcgacaagtaataaagtgataagtaGAGTATCGTTTCCACTAAGACTTATTAATTACCAACTAAATTAAACTCAATAATTAATCTAAGCGATCCTAAGGTGTGattatttaattaaaactaaTCTAGGTAGTAAACTAAGAAATTAAAGGAAACAAGTCGGCAATCTTAGATATGAATTTAATAGGAGAAAATATTGCAGAGCTATGAGGTCAACTAACAATCCGTTGAATCTttcacttaaattgtctaattaatttatctgttTTATTGATTGACATGGTTAATAATACACATAGTATTCTCTCGAAGTACTACTCACccattcaagctaacctaacgcctacaTTCTTATGGAATTTGGATTAAGAAGAATGCATTAATAATTCCCTTATAGTAACCAaacaaggcgattaggtatatatccctatcctaaccgcgaatccaCTTCCCGATGCCCAGATTCAagtcttgctctactcaatcttatatgcaatctaaaatttCATCTCCCGAGTATAACCCTAGATTcatagataatattcaattggtgatcaaacaatcaaataattaagcgcatgattgaataaataaaccaatatgataaaataataagaacaattcaagcttcaaactacaacgttcatgtagcacatACAACTCcagaactaataaactataagGTTAAAGGAAGAGAAGGAGAGAAAAACTAGTTGAAAGCTTGCTCCAACGTGCCCCCAATGCAATTCTCCTTTAAAGTGGTTTCCTCCCTCTCAAAATGTTAGTTATCTTCCAAATTAGGTTTAGGACTCCTTTTATACAAGTTAGAGGCGTCTAGGACCCAAAGAGATCTTCTCCAAGTCGAAATAGGACAACTCCCGAGATTGAGATCCATAGGCGTCGTGCTAGCCTGGGCATTGAAAATTTTGGTCTTCTGTTTCTAGCGCCACAGTAGTGCGTCGCGCTACTCTAGACGCTAGAATCTGGCACTTGtccatttttcttcctttttagcTTCAACTCATGCACATTCAATCCATTTCACTCACAATtgattcctacacatataaatataaattaggTCAACTCATTGCAATTACACGTTACAACCAATAAGAATAGAGCAAAATGCGAGtcgattcaaataaaaaaaatactatacTTTTGGCCGAACATCATCAACAAGTATTCCTTAAGTTTAGTTTATTCATGTGACCAGGCTGGCAACGGAATTGTTTTTTCCTTCTATTTCACATTGGCGTCTCGAAGAGGGAGACAATCTCCAATTGGTCAActctacaaagaaaaagaggttggAGGTAGAAATTGGAAGTGCCTAGAAAATTAACTTGGAAAATATCGGATATATGGTACCCACTTGCTAATGTTTTAGTGAGTTACAGCTGTCACTATGAGTGGTTAATAAGTACGGAGTACTATATATTGTTGGTTTTGAATAAAACATATGCAGGGATATAAAAAGACCAGGTCTAAATAATTGAGATTAAAGAGTCAACTTGATATACAGTAATAGCACAGCAATATGAATGTGAAGATCTTCTCTCTAAATTAATTAAAGGTGAAAAAGTTGAGATAGTCTCTATTAGATGGCGGTGAATGGCGTGATACAGACAGTGTTGCAGCTATTAGATGAAGATGCAAAGCTGATCGGTCGTAGAGAAAGAGGTTCATGAGTTGCTCCGAAGCCTAGAGTACTTGCTACATGAATTTTCCGGGAAGCATTTGGATGACGAGATTCGAATTACATTGAATAAAATTGAGCGCGTCGTTGATAAATTCCTCAGGGACGCGAAGCTACACCAAGAGAAAAATCCTTCGGAATACTGCTTCTGTTATGATCGCAAGATTAATTTAAAAAATCTTGCAGAAGAGTTGAAAAGCTTCGCTAACGAGGTGGACCGAATTCCGGGCAAATATCGACAAGATGAAACCGCAAAGTCTGCTATGACTGATTATTATACGTGGCAGTTACGTCTGCTTAAAAAAGCTGCCCTGGCGCCGCAGGTATACCTGAAGCCCATGAGCAAAAGTAGTGTGACAAAACTACTTTTGACTTTTCCATATTGAACAAATTTGTTTTTCAAATATCAATTTTATGTTTTCTTCATTGTAATTTACTTAccacaacaacccagtaaaattttacTAGTGTGATTTCGAGGTagagtgtacgcaaaccttacccagCCCCTGCCCGCCCCGAAAagagaggctatttccgggaGACCCTCGCCTCGGAGCCATGATCCCGTGATGTGTACATGAACGTATATTTGGCAATTCGGCTTCCATAAGCTTTTTGCTGCTGTTTAGCTAGAAAATGATAGAATTATCACCATAGGCGCCTGACTCATGATACTGACACGtgattatttctttcattttggaCAAATAATCCAACTTTCATATCCTAATTATTGACAGTTATACATGCAATATGATTGTTAAGTTATTTTTGCGTTTCCTTCTTGTAATTGTGGATTTCAGTTCATGATCAAAGAGTCTTGTACAAAAGTCAACTGCAAAATGGATCATTTCTTTAAAATAAGAGCATTTGCTAATCAAGTAGTAGTATATAGGAAATCagctttttttaaaacaaaaaaccACATTTAGACGGGATAGTTATTTTACAAGACAAACCGATCAACTTGTTATCATAGGACATGTTTGCATAGAGTTCAAATTATGGCATCATTACATGAAATTAAGAATTCTTTTTAGGTTCTaattcaaaaaagaagaagattttcATCTCTGACTTTTGATATTTCATCTTAAATCTAGCATCTTACTTCGGATGATAACGAAGTTGGTGTTATTAAGGAGGAAGCGCAAAAAATGATCATGCCACCCATTGAAGGACCAGAGGATCGAGAGAACGAAGTTGTTGGTGTTGTTAAGAAGGAAGCACAAAAAGTGATCTTGCCACCCATTGAAGGACCAGAGGATCAAGATAACGAAGTTGTTGGTGTTATTAAGGAGGAAGCACAAAAAGTGATCATGCGACTCATTGAAGGACCAGAGGATCTAAATATTGTTCCCATTGTGGGTATGATTGGACTTGGCAAAACCACACTTGCACGAAAAATCTATTATGATCCTCAAATTTCAGGCGAGTTTCCGAACAAGATTTGGATCAATGTCGGCCAGTCATACGACAAAAAGAAGATATTTCTTAATATTCTCGGAGGGCTCATGAAACGAAGCATCGAAGAATATCGATATAAGGAAGATGTTTGGGAGACAGCAGTTGTAAATTCTGTCAAGGAAGTTTTTCCAGAAAACAAAAAAGGCCACCGAATCATGATGACCACTCGCCTAGAATACGTGGCTACTAATGCTAATGAGGATCCTCATTATCTGGAATTTCTGACTCCAAATGAAAGTTTCAAGTTGTTGGAACTGAAAGTTTTTGGCCGGAGCAGATGTCCTGATGACTTACTAGTATTTGGAAAAAGCATTGCATCAAAATGTAGTGGATTGCCACTTTCGCTAGTGGTAATTGCAAAAAAATTAAAACATCGTAAGGACAGAAGTACTTGGAAACTAATTGAAAAAGATGTGTGGCATCCTCTTTTAAATGAAGATGACCCTGAAAGCTGCTTGGAAGCAGTAAAGTTGAGTTACGATCACCTGTCCCATGAAATGAAGGTGTGCTTCTTGTATTGTGGTGCTTTTCCTCACGGCTTTGATATCCCTGCTTGGAAATTGATTCGCTTGTGGATCGCTGAGCGCTTGATAAGGCCCGAACCGCCATACACGCTTGAGGAGACAGCAGAGCGTTATTTGAACAACCTTGTTGGTAGGAACTTGCTGATGGTGAAGAAGAAGAGTTTTGATGGCCAAATAAAAACATGTCACATTCACGACTTGTTGCATGAGTTCTGCAAAGCAGAGGCTAATAGAAAAAGGATTCTTCAAGAAGTATGTCCAACACCCCACAAGGATATCCTTACGAGACAAGCAGTGTATACTTCTCAAGGATTGTGCATTCAACCCTCTGTTCTACACGATTTTCTCTCGGCAAAACCAGTTGCTGAGCCTGTTAGATCTTTCTACTGTTTTTCCTCTAAACAAACACAAACCAAGTTGTCGTCTGATGACATCCAACTCTTCGAGAAAGCATTTCCATTAATCAGGGTCTTGGACATTGAATGCCTGAAATTTCGTTTCATCAAGGAATTTTATCACCTAATTTATTTGAGGTATCTTGCTATTTCAGGTGACTTCAATGACCTTCCAGTGGAAGTTGGTAGATTTTGGAATTTACAAACTCTTATAGTTAATTCGAGTGCAGAAGTATCCAGTCTTGACATAAAAGCAGATATTTGGAGCATGTTAAAGTTGATGCATCTTCACACCAATATCCCTGCAAGATTGCCGCCCCCTCCTACCCCCAACAGGTAAAATTTCAAGTGCCCTACAAACTCTTTCTGTGGTTGCACCTGAAAGTTGCACGAAAGATGTAATTTCAATAGCTTgtaatctcaaaaaattgagtATTCGAGGGAACTTGGTGGAATTTCTTGAAATTAAGGGGGGTGGCTGGTGCAATTTTGAAGAGCTAAAATGCCTAGAACATTTGAAATTGTTGAATGATGCTCTTTACATGGATGAAAAACTTCACCTTCCTCCATTATTCATCACATTTCTACGAACATTGAAGAAGTTAATTTTGTCAAACACAAAGTTTGATTGGAGTGAGGCAAATAGTTTGGGGGAGTTAGAAAGCCTTGAGGTcctaaaattgaaagaaaatgctTTCATAGGGAAGTCCTGGAAGCCAGAGATAGGAGGTTTTAGTGAACTCCAGGTCTTGTTGATTAAAACGACAGACTTGGAAACTTGGGAGGCTTCAGAATTTCATTTCCCAAGACTTAGGCAGCTTGTTCTTATATCTTGTGATAAGCTTAAGGCTGTGCCATATGAGCTGGCTTCTGTACCTAGCCTTCGAGAGATGAGGCTGGTGAACGCATGCAGTGCAGCAGTCAGATCTGCAAAAGAAATAGAGCGCAAGAAGCTGGAAAGCATCAAATTCAAGCTCGCCGTATTCCCTCCTGAAATTGATTCCTAGGCGACACACTAAAAGGTCAGTTGAATCATGTTTTTCTTATAATGATTTGAATCCCCGTTATAGGCTTCACCAAAGTTGTAGCTGTTGAAATTGGCAAaatgtttgtcccacatcggtgggaaaacaaaagttggggggattttgcccctataaaagaaggcttaatgtttaggatttaaatacacctctcatttgccttctcatctgtttaaggcatttgtatcttctctctttagtattatttcacttgtatttttggagtggaataaaatattggttgtgtctgaggagtaggcaaaattagccgaacctcgtaaattctggtgttctttttattgttgttttattgtcttatttattatttggtggctgtcataatttttggtatagtagttgtgacttattcacactatatacatttggcttccgcaacaattggtatcagagccaaggttctgtcttagtatgctctgtggttgcagcatagtctgatcttccacatcagaaaagatttatcttggtaactgtgtcaagattctgtcttagtatgctctgtggttgcagcttagtctgatcttccacaccagaaaggaaataatcttgatttgtgtcgtcagctattaaataatatttgtgtcaaagatgggagacaataaacaagaagaatctacatcaagtgtcaacaatacgtcatcattgacatcttcgcttatgacaagaattgtgtcaaatgcgaaatttgcggtagaaatatttgatgggtccggacattttgggatgtggcaaggcgaggttctagatgtcctttttcaacaagggctagatcttgctattgaagaaaagagaccagatgctattggagaagaagattggagaattatcaatcgtgttgcttgcggtaccattcgatcataccttgctagagagcagaaatatccatacacaaaggaaacttctgcaagcaGATTATGGAaaacactggaggataaatttttgaagaaaaacagtcaaaataaattgtacatgaagaagagactgtttcacttcaccgatgttcctggtaccacgatgaatgaacatatcaccagtttcaataagttggtcacagatttgcaaaatatggatacaacttatgatgatgatgacttggccttgatgttgttggcgtcacttcctgatgagtacgagcaccttgaaactactctactccatggaaatgacgaagtttctctcagagaagtttgttcggctttgtacagctatgaacaaagaaagcgagaaaaacagaagggcggagaaagagaagcactatttgtgaggggtcgtcctcaaaatcaaatgaggacaaagaagggaatatccaagtcaagatccaaacccaacaaagatgaatgtgctttttgtcgagaaaaaagacactggaagaaagactgtccgaagttgaagaataaggccaaacataacaatggaaaggccattatggattcaaacgtagctgattgtgatgattcagacttctcattagttacaacagagtcatcaacatcatcagacatatggttgatggactcggcttgtagctatcatatgtgtcccaatagGGGTTGGTTCGtgaaatttcaagaaggagaatatggagtcgtccacacagcggataacagccctcttacctcatatgacattggttcaatacgattaaggaaccatgatggaatgatcagaacattaacaaatgttcgatatgtaccggatttgaagaagaatctcatctctgtgggagccctagaatcaaaaagggttcaaaatcattgcagaaaatggagtgatgagagtatgctccggtgcactagtggtaatgaaggctaatcggaagaataataatatgtaccgctattgtggcagtacagttattgggacagcgacagtgacatccagtgacgacaaagaggcagaagcaaccaagctatggcacatgcgcttgggacatgctggaggaaaatccttgaaaactctatcagatcaaggattgttaaaaggagtcaaggcttgcaacttggagttttgtgagcattgtgtcaaagggaaacagacaagggttaaatttggtacagcgatccataatactaaagacattttggattatgtacactctgatgtttggggtccttccaaaacaccttcattgggtgggaagcactattttgtaacctttgttgatgatttttctcgaagagtgtgggtgtatacaatgaaaaacaaagatgaagtgctgggaatttttctcaaatggaagacgatggtggagaatcaaacaggcaggaggatcaagtgtattcgcacagacaatggaggtgaatacaaaaatgatcatttcaataaggtctgtgaaaatgatggcatcgtccgacacttcactgttagacatacaccacaacagaatggagtggcagaacgtatgaaccggaccttgctggagaaggtacggtgtatgttgtccaatgctggcttggacaaagaattttgggctgagacaATTACATATGCTTGCCACCtaattaatcgtctaccatctgctgctattgatggcaagacaccatttgaaaaatggtatggaaaacctgctgtagataataactctttgcacgtgtttggctcaactgcatattatcatgtgacggagtcaaaattggatccaagggcaaagaagactatttttatgggaattacttctggagtcaaaggatatcgcttatggtgtcctatgacaaagaaagtaatattcagcagggatgttacctttgatgaatctgctatggtaaataaggtaacaaaagataccaaacaaaatgaaggtgcttctaagcaggtggagtttgagggaaaatttatttttcctacacaagaagcagaggaggaaacaaatgaagattaccctctggaagaagagccagtagaggagattccaactcaggaacctcaacaacaacttgaatcaatagcaaccagcaggccaaaaagaacaataacgaaacctgttcgtctcatagagacagttgcttgtgcaacctcaattgtagctgatgatgttcctaccacttataaagacgcagtccaaagttcagaagaagataagtggaggattgccatgaatgatgaaatacagtcccttcatcagaatcatacatagagattggccaatctcccgaagggaaagaaagcaattgggtgcaaatgggtatttgcaaagaaggaaggatttcctaaccaagtagatgttcgctacaaagcaagattggtggccaaaggatatgctcaaaaggagggaattgattacaatgaagtattttctccagttgtaaaacattcctccattagaattatgttggctttggtagcacaattggatttggaactagttcagatggatgtaaaaactgcgtttttacatggaaacttggaggaggaaatctacatgactcagccagaaggattcaaagttgctggaaaagaaaatgtgGTGTGCatacttgaaaaatcgttgtacggattgaaacaatcttctagataatggtacaagcgatttgacgagtttatgttgcggcaagggtacaagagaagcaaatacgatcattgtgtgtatttgcacaagcttaaagatggttcctttgtatatcttctcctatatgttgatgatatgttgatagcttccaagaattcggaagaaattgataagttgaagattcaactgaagaaagagttcgagatgaaggatctgggtgaggcaaagaaaattcttggcatggagataattagagatagacgttcaaagaaactctgtttatctcagaaagaatatttgaag is a genomic window of Nicotiana tabacum cultivar K326 chromosome 16, ASM71507v2, whole genome shotgun sequence containing:
- the LOC107790695 gene encoding putative late blight resistance protein homolog R1B-17; this encodes MTDYYTWQLRLLKKAALAPQHLTSDDNEVGVIKEEAQKMIMPPIEGPEDRENEVVGVVKKEAQKVILPPIEGPEDQDNEVVGVIKEEAQKVIMRLIEGPEDLNIVPIVGMIGLGKTTLARKIYYDPQISGEFPNKIWINVGQSYDKKKIFLNILGGLMKRSIEEYRYKEDVWETAVVNSVKEVFPENKKGHRIMMTTRLEYVATNANEDPHYLEFLTPNESFKLLELKVFGRSRCPDDLLVFGKSIASKCSGLPLSLVVIAKKLKHRKDRSTWKLIEKDVWHPLLNEDDPESCLEAVKLSYDHLSHEMKVCFLYCGAFPHGFDIPAWKLIRLWIAERLIRPEPPYTLEETAERYLNNLVGRNLLMVKKKSFDGQIKTCHIHDLLHEFCKAEANRKRILQEVCPTPHKDILTRQAVYTSQGLCIQPSVLHDFLSAKPVAEPVRSFYCFSSKQTQTKLSSDDIQLFEKAFPLIRVLDIECLKFRFIKEFYHLIYLRYLAISGDFNDLPVEVGRFWNLQTLIVNSSAEVSSLDIKADIWSMLKLMHLHTNIPARLPPPPTPNRNNQGMTFL